GTCATTTTTATTGATGTCGAAAAGACCGTCAAAATGATGAATAGTTTAGGACAACACTATTATGCTTCTTTTATTAAGACCGACCAATTAAATGATGATGGTATTGATGATAGGTTCCATTCTATTATTGAAGACTGCTTTAACAATAAGGCAGGGCAACGAATGGAACTACAAAACAATCAAAAGATTTTTGATATTCGTTTTTCAACCTTGTTATCAGCTAATTCAGATAGTGTTTACGGTATTTTATTACTTATCGAAGATGTCACCTATGCTAAACAGCTAATATCGATGAGAGAAGAATTAATTACAAATGTTTCTCATGATTTTAGAACACCTTTATCAACGATTAAAGGCTATAGCGAGGCAATTCTTGATAATATCGCCGAGAGTGTTGAAGAAAAGAATGAAATGGCAAAAATTATTTATGATGAGGCAACAGAAATGAGCTTGACCATAGATAGCTTGCTAGATCTTTCCAGAATAAAGGCTGGTTATGTCCATTTGAATTATGAAATGGTTCAATTGCATGACTTTTTTGATCGTCTTCATCATCGTTTTAAGGATAAATTGGAGAAAGAGCAGATTGATTTTTCTGTTGAAATTGAAAATAACTTAGAGTATTTATTATGTGATGAAGAAAAAATGCACCATGTTTTTTATAATTTGATTGATAATGCCATCCGCTATTCTGCAGATCCAGAAGCCAGAGATAAACGATTTATTCGTATCCATGTTCATTTGGATGATGTCTTGGACAAGGTATTGATAAAAGTATCTGATAATGGGATTGGTATTACACAAGAGAGTATTCCTTTTATTTTTGAGCGATTTTATAAAGATGATAAGGCCAGGTCAAGACCAAGCAATGGCTCCGGTATTGGACTGTCTCTCGTTCATTCGATTATTTATGAACATAAAGGTCATGTGACAGTTGACAGCGTTCAGGATGAGGGAACGACTTTTATTGTGACACTTCCGTATGCGGAAGAACTCTACGATAACGAAAAAAATACTTCAAATTAAAAATAATGTTTGACTATTTATTCACAATAACGTATAGTGAAACTATAAAAAATAAATAAAATATGAAACGTCTTCAGGGCAGGGTGAAATTCCCGACCGGTGGTTAGAGTCCACGAGCTTTTATCAGTTTTGATAAAAGTTGAACTGGTGAAATTCCAGTACCGACAGTATAGTCTGGATGGAAGAAGATAATGTTTCTTTGATATGCAAGTCATCAAAGGGCCATTTCTACCTTTTTTAGAAGACAGGGTGAAATAGGTCTTTTTTGTTGTCTTAGAAACGGATTCTCTGAGATAGTTTCGCAGGAGGAATTCATATGTTGAAAGGTAACACACATCGTTTAGTTGGTATTTCATTATTTGGTGCATTAGGATTTGTTTTAATGTTTATTGCATTTCCTGTTATACCCGCTTTTTCTTATTTGAAAGTAGATTTTAGTGATTTACCGATCTTACTATCATTTCTATTGTACGGCCCGGTTGGTGGCGTTATGTCGACCTTAATACGGTCCATCTTACATTATATTCAAACTGGCGGGGATATGGGCTATCCGATTGGTGATTTTGCAAGTTTCATTGCAACACTAGCATACTGTTTCCCAGCTTACTGGTTGCTTAAAAAATCGAAGAGTCAAAAAAGTGCGATTGTAGCATTTTTATTGGGAACACTCTCATTAACAGTCGTTCTGTCGATTGCTAATCTGTATATCATTACACCTTTATATTTGAAGATTTTGAACTTTAGCGTCGGGAACATAACAGAATACATTTTAGCAGGTGTTGTACCCTTTAATTTGGTAAAAGGAACGATTATTAGTATTGTTTTCTTAATGGTGCTGCCTAAATTGCGACCTTGGCTTGTTAAACAAAATAAAATGCTGACGGTTAAGTAAAAAATTGCATGACTAATTAGGATAATGAATAACAAAAATGAGGTTGGATTTTTTCCAACCTCATTTTTTATTATTCAAAAGGCGTATTAGAACGAAGAATTGCGCCAGTTGGGCAACTCGTATATGCTTTTTTGAATACGTCTAGTTCATCGTTTTCGACAGCAATAATGCCTTTATTGTCGTCTTTTTTTGTATAAGCGATGCCATCTTGATCGTACTCATATAAATCTGGCGCTATTAATTGGCATAATCCGCAAGCAATACAACTTTCCTTGTTAATTTTGGTATAATGCATAAGAACACAACTTTCTGTATAGAGGTAGGTGCAATTGTGGAACTCACATATTTAGATTATCTGTTTTTAGATATTTTTTCAATGAAAGAGCCTAGAAAAATAAATTCACTTTACCATATTTTATCTGGCAAGCGAACTGTATCCGTCATGTTACAAGCCATCCGTTATCAATTGGCGCCTTACTATGGTTTATTAGGTAAATTGAAACGTGATAGTTTTGAAAATAAGCTTAATTATTTTGAACAAGTTGGCTTATTAACATCAACAACTGACGGTCTTCTATTAACACAAACGGGTCAAAATCTTTGTCAGGATTTTTTCAGAGACCATACTAGAATTATAGAAAGCGGTCAGATGAGACATGCTTTAATTTTACCACAATTTAAAAGTCGTTTTTTATTCTTGATTCAAGTTTCATCAGAATCAGCTCATAAAAATAACCACTACGTGCCTCTGCAATTACGATTAACAGAGCAAAGTTGGCTTAAAAGCTATATTAAAGAACAGCAACTCGAAAAAGATGTACTAGCAAAGAAACTTGGACATGAACTCCTTCGATTGTTGGAAGAGGTTGAAGGACTTCAGGCAGGACTATTCGTTTGCCAATTTGAAGGGAATAAGCTTAGTCGAAAAACAGCAAATCAGCTTTCGTTATTAACTGGTTTAGAAGAAACTGAAATTTTAATGGCTTGGCATCAAGATTGGTTAAGGCTAATGGATGCTGTTTCGCTTAAAGAACACAGCTTCCCACTCATCTTTCACATCTATCAGCAATTATCCTTAGAAGGGCGATTATGTCCGCCAAGTACAAGGGATACATATGTATTATGGATGGCGGGTCATCCATTGGATAGAATTGCTCATATGAGAGACTTAAAAGCTTCAACAATAAATGATCATCTATCAGAAATTGCGATTTTGTATCGTCATTTTCCATTCGATAAAATTTTAACAGCTGAGATGATGACCTTTGTGGCTCAAGCAAACAGTGAGGGTCTAGCTTTGGATCATCAAGCGATTCAAAGCCATTTTCCGAAGATTAGTTTTTTTGAAAATCGTTTGATGCAAATTATGAATGGAGGAGGACTAGTGTGGAAGAACTAAATCTTGAAGTCATCTTAACCGAACGGTTTGGTTTTGACCACTTTAAAACAGGGCAAAAAGAAGCGATTCAAGCATTACTTAAAGGCAAAAATGTTATTTCAGTTCTTCCAACTGGAACAGGGAAATCACTTATCTATCAATTTACTGGCTATATGTTAGACGGGATGGTTCTAATTGTTTCACCTTTATTATCACTCATGGATAATCAAGTTGCTCAGATGCGATTAGCAGGAGAGAAACGAACAGCAGCCCTTAATAGTATGCTATCTCGTCCAGAACGCCACTATATTGAACAACATTTAGGTCAATATAAGTTTTTGTTTGTATCACCAGAAATGTTACAGTCCTCTTATTTTATGTCATTACTGAGTGAAATTAAAATTGGGTTGTTTGTCGTTGATGAGGCGCATTGTATCTCCCAGTGGGGACAAGATTTTAGACCGGATTATTTGTTTTTAGGAGATGTTCGAAGCAAACTCGCTTATCCACGCACCCTTGCGCTAACAGCAACAGCGCCTCGAACGGTGATTAATGATATTCAAGAAACATTACACTTAAAGGATAATGTTATGTTAGACCGAACAGACCCTAATCGCTCGAATATTTTTTATCACATTATGGAAATTCATCCACAAGAGAAGGATGATCAACTTATAAGTTTGCTGGCAGATTATCCGATGCCAGCGGTTATTTACTTTTCTAGTAAAAAGCAAGCTGATAGCGTTAGCCAGTTAATTAGCGAACGAACACAACTTAAGGTGGATACCTATCATGCTGATCGTAGCTCAGAAGACAGGACAACCATCCAGAGGCAGTTTCTGAGTAATAAGTTAGATGTAATTTGTGCGACATCAGCTTTTGGAATGGGAATTAACAAAGAGAACATTCGCAGTATTATTCATTACCACCTACCTAATACCGTAGAAGAATATATTCAGGAGGTTGGTCGAGCGGGGCGAGATGGCAAACAGAGTATGGCTACTTTGTTATATAGCTATACAGATTTGGCCTTTAAATACAGAAAAACGATTGAGACAGACTTAACAAAGGGTGTAGTGGACACCTTGCTTCAAACGAGGGATTCTCAACTAGTTAATCTATCAGATGCTGATCAAGCCATGTTGCAAATTATTCGCTATAAACAGATGACCAGTGACCAAGCTCTTGACTTTGTTGAAAACCGTACACTCATCCGAACAAATCAATTAAAAGCCATGCAGCAGTTTATTGAAGCGAAGCAGTGTCGAAGGGATATTATTTCGCGTTATTTTGAACACGATACCCAAGAGAAACCAAAGTGGTGCTGTTCGCATTGTCAGCCGGATAACCAGCTTTTATTACAGGAAATGTCTAGTCAGAGTGTTTTAGTTGGTCAGCAAGAAGAAACATTAACAAATTGGAAAGAATTGATTAAAGAACTGTTTGATTTAAAAAAATAACTTTTTTCGTAGATTAAATGTGCTACAATAAGGTCGATGAAGTTTTAGGAGGAAAGTGGATGAGTAAGAAAAATAAAAATCAAGAAGAGCCTTGGTCTAGACGCTTTGGAGAAGACGAGAGTAACAATACCCGTCAATATTCACGTTCTGCCAGAAAGTATAAGAAACAAGAAATAGCGCCTTTATATAAGGTTATTCTATTTGTCTTTCTCGCTTTACTTGTCATCCCGTTTGCAACTTATGCATGGAGTGAAAAAACTAAAAAAGATCCTGAACCACAGACTGCTGAACAAGTAATGGTTAAAAAACCACAATCAGCTCAGTCGTCATCAGGAAGTCAGGTTTCCTCAGAAGAGGAATCTAGTGAAGAATCGGTATCCTCATCTGAGTCAGTAGACGAACAATCATCTGAATCTCGTCCAATTGAATCAGAAGAAAAACCAGAAAGTTCAACTCCTTCATCAGAAGCAACACCACCAGTTGAATCAACACCAGTGGAAGAAGAACCTAATGACGGTGTTTATTCAAATACATATACGATTAAAGCTGGCGATAATTTATATCGTATTGCGGTTAATCATGGTATGACTTTGGATGAATTAAAAGAAGCAAATGGCTTAACGAGCGAAGTAGCAGAAATTGGCGTCGTTTTAAAAGTTAAATAATAGAAATTCCCTTAGGTCTGCGTTTAACGCAGACCTTGGTTTTTGAGTAACTATATCACTATTTGGAGGAAAACCTTGGAAAATTTCAGTATTGCAATTGATGGACCGGCATCTGCCGGTAAAAGTACCATCGCTAAAAAAGTAGCTAGTCATCTTGGCTTTATCTACCTCGATACAGGAGCAATGTATCGTTCGTTGACTTATGCAGCATTAAAAGCTGAGTTAGTATTAGAGGACGAAGCGGCATTAGTCTCTCTATTAAATACAATTGAGATTACTTTCTCATATGAGGGAGACCAACAAAAAGTCTTTGTTAACGGAGAAGATGTTACTGACCGAATTAGAGAAAAAGATGTCACTCAAAATGTGAGCTTAGTTTCTTCTCATGAAAAGGTAAGAGCGGAAATGGTTGCACGCCAGCAACACATTGCTGAAACAGGAGAAATTGTGATGGATGGTCGTGACATCGGAACGGTTGTTTTACCAGCAGCTGATTTGAAGGTTTTCCTGATCGCATCTGCAGAAGAACGTGCACTAAGACGTTATAAAGAGTCAATTGACAAAGGCATGTCAGTTTCCTTAGAACAATTAACGAAAGAGCTGATCGAACGCGATCATTATGATTCAAATCGTACAGCCTCACCTTTGAAAAAGGCTGAAGATGCAGTTGAATTGGATTCAACTCACCTGACAATTGAACAAGTTGTTGAAGAAGTTCTTAGATTGGCTAAAGAAAGATTAAAAAACTAAAATAATCCTGCTAAAGACGGTTCTAAATTCGACATTACTGGACGATATATAAAGAAAATGTTAAAATGATTCTATATGGTTATACGTTTTCAACTGTTTGTCTGTTTGGAATTTTGGGCGGATAAACTTGCGTAAGAATGATACTAGGAGGAATAGGCATATGGCAGATTTTAAAGAGCATTCACAAGCAAATGAAGAAGAATTAGTAACGATGGATCAAATGTTGGACGCATATCCACCACTTGAAGTTGGAGATACGGTTCAAGGAGAAGTCCTAACAATTGAAGATAACCAAGCGATTGTTGGTATTAGCGGACGAGGCGTAGAAGGTGTTATTCCTTACAAAGAGCTATCTGCGAAACCATTTGATGACATTAAAGAAGTGATTAATGTTGGCGATGTTGTTGACTTAGTCGTTATTAAACAAATTAAAGACAAAGAAAATGGTAGCTTCTTATTATCGAAACGTCGTCTAGATGCTAAAAAAGTTTGGAAAGACATTCAAGAAAAATATGACAACAATGAGTACATTGAAGCACCTGTTAAAGAAGTTGTTAAAGGTGGTTTAGTTGTTGATGTTGGTGTTCGTGGTTTCGTACCGGCATCAATGGTAGAAGAATACTTTGTAGAAGATTTCTCTAGCTACAAAGGAAAAACAATGACATTCAAAATTGTTGAATTGGAGCCAAGCGAAAATCGTTTAATCCTATCTCACAAAGCAGTTGTTGAAGCTGAAAAAGAAACAATGAGAGAAGAAGTAATGTCTAACTTAGCTGAAGGGGACACACTAGAAGGAACAGTTGCTCGTCTAACAAACTTTGGTGCATTTATTGACCTTGGTGGCGTTGATGGACTTGTTCATATCTCTCAAATTGCTCACGAACATGTGAACAACCCAGGTGATGTGTTAACGATCGGCGAAAAAGTAACAGTTAAAGTATTATCAGTAGATAAAGAACGTGGCCGTGTATCATTAAGTATCAAGGATACACTACCAGGACCATGGGAATTAGTTGAAGAAAAAGCAGCTGTTGACTCTGTTTTAACAGGAACTGTTAAACGTTTAACTAGTTTTGGTGCGTTTGTTGAAGTATTCCCAGGTGTAGAAGGATTAGTTCATATTTCTCAAATTTCTCACCAACATATTGCAACGCCTCATGAAGTTCTAGAAGAAGGCCAAGAAATTGAAGTGAAAGTGTTAGATGTTAAACCAGAAGAACACCGTCTATCACTGAGCATCAAAGCTTTGCAAGCTCAAAAAGAAGAGGAAGCGTCATCTGAAACTGTAGAAGAGTATACAGGGTCTTATGAAGATGAGTCTGACTCATCATTTACATTAGGTGATGTTCTTGGAGAACAACTAAAAGACTTGCAAGATAACGAATAAACAAAATGCTGATAGGACATGGATGTCTATCCATGTCCTTTTTTATGGATTAAATAAAATTTAGGAGTGATGAAAATGCCGAATCCTGTTATTGCTATTGTAGGAAGACCAAACGTCGGAAAATCGACTATTTTTAATCGTCTTGCGGGAGAAAGGATTTCCATCGTTGAAGATATTCCTGGAGTGACGAGAGACCGAATTTATGCTGAAGGTGAATGGTTAGGCCGTACATTTGATATCATCGATACAGGTGGAATTGATTTAAAGGATGAACCATTTATGAGCCAAATTAAATTGCAGGCTCAAGTTGCAATGGAAGAAGCTGATATTATTGTCTTTATTACCAGTGTACGTGAAGGCGTAACAGAAGGTGATGAGAACGTTGCACGCTTACTTTACCAATCTGGTAAACCGGTCATACTTGCAGTTAACAAAGCAGATAACCCGGAGATGCGTGCTGATATTTTTGATTTTTATAGTTTAGGATTAGGCGAACCATATCCGATTTCAGGAAGTCACGGTCTAGGCCTAGGTGACTTGTTGGATGCAGTTGTATCTGAGTTGCCACCAGAAGAACATTTCCAAGATGAAGAAGATGTGATTAATTTCTGTTTAATTGGTCGACCAAATGTTGGGAAATCATCGCTTGTGAATGCCATTTTAGGTGAAGACCGCGTGATTGTATCAGACATTGCAGGTACAACGCGTGATGCCATTGATACAAGCTTTGTTGACGACGAAGGTGTCAAATTTAAAATGATTGATACGGCTGGTATTCGTAAACGTGGAAAGGTAACAGAATCAACTGAGAAATTCAGTGTGATGCGTGCAATGCGTGCGATTGACCGCTCTGATATTGTCTTAATGGTATTGAATGCTGAAGAAGGTATTCAAGAACAAGATAAACGTGTTGCCGGTTATGCTCATGATGCAGGTAAGGGTATTGTAATTGTCGTTAATAAGTGGGATAAAATTGAAAAAGATAATCACACGATGAATAAGTTTGAAGAAAAAATTCGTGATGAGTTTCAATATTTATCTTATGCGCCGATTATTTATGTATCTGCGTTAACTAAACAACGCCTTGTTCAAATTCCTGACAAAATTAAAGAGGTTAGCGAATCTCAAAATCGTCGTATTTCGTCATCGTTATTGAATGATGTCCTAATGGATGCTATTGCGAGAAACCCTACGCCAACTGATAAAGGAAGACGCTTGAAAATCTATTACATGACACAAGTTGGCTCTAAACCACCAACATTTGTCTTGTTTGTAAATGATCCAGAGTTACTCCATTTTTCTTATGAGCGCTTTATTGAAAATCAAATTCGAAACACCTTTAGTTTTGATGGTACACCATTTAGAATTATTGCAAGACAAAAGAAATAAAGTGAAATAACGGTCGAAAAAACGTTATAATCATTGCAGTACCAACTATTCTATGATATTCTGTATTAGGAATTACCGATGAAAAGTTGGTAGTCCTTCACTATTTTTGGACCACTCAAAAGTAGTTCATCATGTTTTTTAATAGATAGCTATAAAAGCATGGATCTTCTTTTTTTGGCAGGAGGTGAAAACAACATGACAAACAAAGCTGAATTAGTAGAACGCGTTGCTGATAAAACAAACCTTACAAAAAAGGAAGTTACAGCTACTGTAGATGCATTATTTGAAGCAATTCAAGAAGCTTTACAAAACGGTGAAAAAGTTCAAGTTATCGGATTTGGTAACTTTGAAGTACGTGACCGTGCTGCTCGTAAAGGACGTAACCCTCAAACAGGGGAAGAAATCCAAATCGAAGCAACTAAAGTACCTGCTTTCAAACCAGGTAAAGCATTGAAAGATGCAGTTAAAGGGTAATTAAACTTATCTAGACCGAAGACATGATGTCTTCGGTTTTTTTATTGTCTAAAAATAGCCATTTACTTACAGAAATTTAAGATTGTGGTAAAATGAATTCAGAAGCATAGGGTAGGTGGACGTATTGAATAATGAAGCAAAAAAAATGTTTGAAGCAATTAGGCTCAACGAACAAGAAGAAGCGTTCGTTCATTTTGAAGAATCGCTTAAGCAGTCGAAGGAAGAGCAAGATGTCAATGGACTTGCAGAATTCGGCCAAGCATTACACTTAGCAGGCTTTTTAGACCAAGCTAAGGATGTTTATGATTTACTAAAGGAAATAGCTCCAGGTTTAACTGAATGGGATTTATTCTTGGCCGAAATCGCCATTGATCAAAATCGGATTGAGGATGGACTGGATATTCTTCTCCAAATCGATCAAACGAGTGACTTATATCCAAACGCCTTATTAATGATGGCAGATGCTTATCAAACAATGGGACTTTACGAAGTTAGTGAATACAAGATTAAAGAAGCTATGAAAATCTTGCCAGATGAGGTTGTTTTAACTTATGCACTGGCACAGTTATACCATTCAAATGGAAAATATAAAGAAGCCATTAGTCTCTATGAAGATTTAGTTGAAAAAGACACTGTGGATATGTGGCAAGAAAACCTATTTATTTTATTAGCAGACTGCCATAATGTGATTGGTAATTTTGAAGAAGGGATTGAGTATCTGGAGCAACTTTATGATGATCAACATACGTCTGATAGTTTATTCCAGCTAGGATTTGCTTATTTGCAAGTGAAGCAGTATAACCGATCTATTAAAATTTTGGAACAGCTACTTGAGAAGGATCCTGACTATAATACGGCTTACTACTATTTAGCAGTCTCGTTAGAGGAAGACCATCAACATCAAGAAGCGCTTGAAATGATCAAGCGAGCGATTGCTGTCAACGCCTTCCAAGCAGATTATTATTTGTTAGAAGCTAAATTAAACCTTAAGTTAGATAATAAGGTAGAAGCAGAAGCTGCTCTAGACCGTGCACTGGGATTAGAGCCAGATTTAATGGAAGCGCAGTTGTTGAAGTTAGATTTGTTGATCGGTCAAGATGCTTTTGAAGAAGTCGTCAACGTGATTGAAGCTGAGGATGACGCCAATAAGCAAAATCAACAATTCCAATGGCGATTAGCAAAAGCTTATAATGAACTTGAAGATTACGACAAGGCAGGGTTAGCGTTTGAACAAGCCTATCTGACATTAGCGGATAACTTATCCTTCTTAGAAGATTACAGTGACTTTTTAAGAGAAGAAGGGAACCAAGAGAAATTAGCAGAATTAGTAGCTAAGGCGCTAATGTTAGATGCTAATCATCCTTATTTCAATGAATTAAGAGACCATTTATTAGCGGGTGAGTAAAAACCGAAAGGGGAGGAGAATATGAAACGGCCAACTCTGGAAGAAAAGAAATCATTCATTACATGGTTTATCCAAAATTACCAGCTCAAAAGAAGAGAATCACTATGGATTTTAAACTATTTATTAAATCATGAACTGCTATTAAAAAACATCCATTTTGTTGAAGACATCGCCTTAACCAACCGAGGTATGGGGCTAGCGACTGTTGGTAGCTCCAATGAGCCATTCGTTTATTTTAAGGAAGGGAAACGGTTTGATGATCCGGAACAAGCTTTTCATGACCTACGTCTGAACTGGAAAGAAGATTTTTTCCTAGAACTCTATTTTGATGATGCCTATCACATTCTGTCTCGTTATGGTGTACTTGAAGAGAACCCATTTTTAGAAGTCGAAGATCAATTTTCAGCAGAGCTGATTACTCGTGTTGAAGAATCATTGACACGTTTATCTTGGCAAGAAAGAAAAAATCAACTCATGATTTTGATTGATCAAGCGCTTGTTGATAATAATCAAGACGATTTTAACTTGTATACAAAAGAGTTAAAAGCAATGGATGAAAAAAATAAGATATAGATTACTCGCTCTAAGAGTAATAGATTGGATTTGACATGATTAATATAAAGCAAATACCTGAATTTAATAAAGCATCCTCCATTTTAGAACGAATTGAAAAAGAGGGTTATGAAGCTTATTTTGTAGGTGGGGGTGTCCGAGATACCTTATTAGGCCTGCCCATTTCAGATGTGGATATTGCTAGTAGCGCAACTCCGGAAGAAATTAAACGCTTCTTCCCAGTGACGTTTGATGTCGGAATTCAACACGGTACCGTAATGGTTTTACATGAAAAAGAAACATATGAAATTACGACTTTTCGAACAGAATCAAAGTACGAAAAATTTCGACGACCTGAAAAAGTAAACTATGTGAGGAGTTTGAGAGAGGATCTCAAACGACGTGATTTTACGATTAATGCGATAGCATTAAACCGCCAAGGTCAATTGGAAGATCCTTTTGATGGACAGCGGGATATAAAAGCAAAGATTATCCGAGCAGTAGGTAATCCCTCTGAACGATTCCGTGAAGATGCGTTAAGAATGATGCGAGCAGCACGCTTTATGAGCCAGTTAGCGTTTGAAGTAGAAGAGAATACCAAAGAAGCAGTTCGCTACTATCATCCGTTACTCTCAAAAATTGCTGTCGAACGGACACGAGAAGAATGGACAAAACTCCTAATCGGTCGGAATAGAAAGGGAGGGATCAAGTTTTTTGTAGA
This genomic interval from Jeotgalibaca arthritidis contains the following:
- a CDS encoding ATP-binding protein — protein: MKRKNLTLTNMMIFSVAGIILLSVLNFLEIRNLRNSLGHSFFETTEDSLRGVQEYILSEERLTATLETEELDIPEDISVLFIQDGQLYELNGSEKAKNQSKLVIDHFLNSDRAREIFDNQEGVSELVKYKKHSNRKYSFFVSVSFIENGNILVLSKSVGAYYTFINNNQKLFLIILLLFLAVFSYVYHFQYRKIQKPIKEVTEAAFQYSENNFESRISVKTNDEIGNLASSVSKLGKALEASTIMNTQEKELLQHIYESLNIGVIFIDVEKTVKMMNSLGQHYYASFIKTDQLNDDGIDDRFHSIIEDCFNNKAGQRMELQNNQKIFDIRFSTLLSANSDSVYGILLLIEDVTYAKQLISMREELITNVSHDFRTPLSTIKGYSEAILDNIAESVEEKNEMAKIIYDEATEMSLTIDSLLDLSRIKAGYVHLNYEMVQLHDFFDRLHHRFKDKLEKEQIDFSVEIENNLEYLLCDEEKMHHVFYNLIDNAIRYSADPEARDKRFIRIHVHLDDVLDKVLIKVSDNGIGITQESIPFIFERFYKDDKARSRPSNGSGIGLSLVHSIIYEHKGHVTVDSVQDEGTTFIVTLPYAEELYDNEKNTSN
- a CDS encoding ECF transporter S component, whose protein sequence is MLKGNTHRLVGISLFGALGFVLMFIAFPVIPAFSYLKVDFSDLPILLSFLLYGPVGGVMSTLIRSILHYIQTGGDMGYPIGDFASFIATLAYCFPAYWLLKKSKSQKSAIVAFLLGTLSLTVVLSIANLYIITPLYLKILNFSVGNITEYILAGVVPFNLVKGTIISIVFLMVLPKLRPWLVKQNKMLTVK
- a CDS encoding ferredoxin codes for the protein MHYTKINKESCIACGLCQLIAPDLYEYDQDGIAYTKKDDNKGIIAVENDELDVFKKAYTSCPTGAILRSNTPFE
- a CDS encoding helix-turn-helix domain-containing protein, with amino-acid sequence MELTYLDYLFLDIFSMKEPRKINSLYHILSGKRTVSVMLQAIRYQLAPYYGLLGKLKRDSFENKLNYFEQVGLLTSTTDGLLLTQTGQNLCQDFFRDHTRIIESGQMRHALILPQFKSRFLFLIQVSSESAHKNNHYVPLQLRLTEQSWLKSYIKEQQLEKDVLAKKLGHELLRLLEEVEGLQAGLFVCQFEGNKLSRKTANQLSLLTGLEETEILMAWHQDWLRLMDAVSLKEHSFPLIFHIYQQLSLEGRLCPPSTRDTYVLWMAGHPLDRIAHMRDLKASTINDHLSEIAILYRHFPFDKILTAEMMTFVAQANSEGLALDHQAIQSHFPKISFFENRLMQIMNGGGLVWKN
- a CDS encoding RecQ family ATP-dependent DNA helicase, producing the protein MEELNLEVILTERFGFDHFKTGQKEAIQALLKGKNVISVLPTGTGKSLIYQFTGYMLDGMVLIVSPLLSLMDNQVAQMRLAGEKRTAALNSMLSRPERHYIEQHLGQYKFLFVSPEMLQSSYFMSLLSEIKIGLFVVDEAHCISQWGQDFRPDYLFLGDVRSKLAYPRTLALTATAPRTVINDIQETLHLKDNVMLDRTDPNRSNIFYHIMEIHPQEKDDQLISLLADYPMPAVIYFSSKKQADSVSQLISERTQLKVDTYHADRSSEDRTTIQRQFLSNKLDVICATSAFGMGINKENIRSIIHYHLPNTVEEYIQEVGRAGRDGKQSMATLLYSYTDLAFKYRKTIETDLTKGVVDTLLQTRDSQLVNLSDADQAMLQIIRYKQMTSDQALDFVENRTLIRTNQLKAMQQFIEAKQCRRDIISRYFEHDTQEKPKWCCSHCQPDNQLLLQEMSSQSVLVGQQEETLTNWKELIKELFDLKK
- a CDS encoding LysM peptidoglycan-binding domain-containing protein, whose amino-acid sequence is MSKKNKNQEEPWSRRFGEDESNNTRQYSRSARKYKKQEIAPLYKVILFVFLALLVIPFATYAWSEKTKKDPEPQTAEQVMVKKPQSAQSSSGSQVSSEEESSEESVSSSESVDEQSSESRPIESEEKPESSTPSSEATPPVESTPVEEEPNDGVYSNTYTIKAGDNLYRIAVNHGMTLDELKEANGLTSEVAEIGVVLKVK
- the cmk gene encoding (d)CMP kinase — its product is MENFSIAIDGPASAGKSTIAKKVASHLGFIYLDTGAMYRSLTYAALKAELVLEDEAALVSLLNTIEITFSYEGDQQKVFVNGEDVTDRIREKDVTQNVSLVSSHEKVRAEMVARQQHIAETGEIVMDGRDIGTVVLPAADLKVFLIASAEERALRRYKESIDKGMSVSLEQLTKELIERDHYDSNRTASPLKKAEDAVELDSTHLTIEQVVEEVLRLAKERLKN
- the rpsA gene encoding 30S ribosomal protein S1 — encoded protein: MADFKEHSQANEEELVTMDQMLDAYPPLEVGDTVQGEVLTIEDNQAIVGISGRGVEGVIPYKELSAKPFDDIKEVINVGDVVDLVVIKQIKDKENGSFLLSKRRLDAKKVWKDIQEKYDNNEYIEAPVKEVVKGGLVVDVGVRGFVPASMVEEYFVEDFSSYKGKTMTFKIVELEPSENRLILSHKAVVEAEKETMREEVMSNLAEGDTLEGTVARLTNFGAFIDLGGVDGLVHISQIAHEHVNNPGDVLTIGEKVTVKVLSVDKERGRVSLSIKDTLPGPWELVEEKAAVDSVLTGTVKRLTSFGAFVEVFPGVEGLVHISQISHQHIATPHEVLEEGQEIEVKVLDVKPEEHRLSLSIKALQAQKEEEASSETVEEYTGSYEDESDSSFTLGDVLGEQLKDLQDNE
- the der gene encoding ribosome biogenesis GTPase Der; translation: MPNPVIAIVGRPNVGKSTIFNRLAGERISIVEDIPGVTRDRIYAEGEWLGRTFDIIDTGGIDLKDEPFMSQIKLQAQVAMEEADIIVFITSVREGVTEGDENVARLLYQSGKPVILAVNKADNPEMRADIFDFYSLGLGEPYPISGSHGLGLGDLLDAVVSELPPEEHFQDEEDVINFCLIGRPNVGKSSLVNAILGEDRVIVSDIAGTTRDAIDTSFVDDEGVKFKMIDTAGIRKRGKVTESTEKFSVMRAMRAIDRSDIVLMVLNAEEGIQEQDKRVAGYAHDAGKGIVIVVNKWDKIEKDNHTMNKFEEKIRDEFQYLSYAPIIYVSALTKQRLVQIPDKIKEVSESQNRRISSSLLNDVLMDAIARNPTPTDKGRRLKIYYMTQVGSKPPTFVLFVNDPELLHFSYERFIENQIRNTFSFDGTPFRIIARQKK
- a CDS encoding HU family DNA-binding protein yields the protein MTNKAELVERVADKTNLTKKEVTATVDALFEAIQEALQNGEKVQVIGFGNFEVRDRAARKGRNPQTGEEIQIEATKVPAFKPGKALKDAVKG